In Mytilus trossulus isolate FHL-02 chromosome 6, PNRI_Mtr1.1.1.hap1, whole genome shotgun sequence, a single window of DNA contains:
- the LOC134722019 gene encoding riboflavin transporter 2-like — translation MAVDIFQCKNINILVYVLVALFGIGSWVDINGLWVELPVMVPHLPEGWKLPSYLSVIIQMANIGPLLVTAMYVFCKSYMKERVAVYAVLGIGATSCLLMSFFWKETSYIAGDFHSTALLVLQFFLALTDCTTSVLFLPFMATFKAEYMTGYFIGEGLSGLVPSVVALGQGVGQLTCKNISSFNSTTNVTSYSIQPIYHSIRFSVEEFFYFLCAMLIISIVSFTILNYTSYCKKEKVKHQDDYEEVESSNDNQMSSYELNPDQPYSISAQNSENNQNEFINPSALSSRNQLMKKNKQLDINSKSVDIIQFREILSTKLFIYYLVLTAWVNCLSNGALPSLQTYSTLPFGNDAYHLSATLANIANPLACLVAFFVTVKSSIVISFLTFLGTAIAGYIISTAVESPTPALYNTTTGSVIVIAAWILVVFTLTFVKVSIAGIFREEGKKALLWIGGISQVGSAVGAIITFVLVNVYEMFESAPTCQS, via the exons ATGGCAGTGGATATATTTCAGtgcaaaaacataaatatccTAGTTTATGTTCTAGTAGCCCTGTTTGGTATTGGATCATGGGTAGATATAAATGGATTATGGGTAGAACTTCCTGTGATGGTGCCACACCTTCCAGAGGGATGGAAATTACCATCCTATCTCTCTGTCATTATACAAATGGCTAACATTGGACCACTCTTGGTAACAGCAATGTATGtgttttgtaaaagttatatgaagGAGAGAGTTGCAGTTTATGCTGTGTTGGGCATAGGAGCAACCTCATGTTTACTTATGTCGTTTTTCTGGAAGGAAACTTCATACATCGCTGGAGATTTTCACAGCACAGCTTTATTAGTTCTACAGTTTTTCCTAGCACTTACAGATTGTACAACGTCTGTTCTATTTCTACCCTTCATGGCTACATTTAAAGCTGAATACATGACAGGTTATTTCATTGGTGAAGGACTAAGTGGACTTGTTCCAAGCGTTGTAGCTCTTGGTCAAGGAGTTGGTCAACTTACgtgtaaaaatatatctagCTTTAATTCTACGACAAATGTGACGAGTTATAGTATACAGCCTATTTATCATAGCATCCGTTTTAGTGTAGAAGagttcttttattttctatgtgcAATGCTAATCATTTCTATCGTGTCATTCACTATTctaaattacacatcttactGTAAGAAGGAGAAAGTCAAACATCAAGATGACTATGAAGAAGTTGAGTCGAGCAATGATAATCAAATGAGTAGTTATGAACTGAACCCAGATCAACCTTATAGTATATCAGCACAGAACtctgaaaataatcaaaatgagtTTATAAATCCGTCAGCATTAAGTTCAAGAAATCAGCTgatgaagaaaaataaacaactggatataaattcaaaatcagTAGATATAATTCAATTCCGTGAAATATTATCAACAAAACTCTTTATATATTATCTAGTCTTAACTGCATGGGTAAACTGTCTTTCAAATGGAGCACTGCCATCCCTACAGACATACTCAACATTGCCTTTTGGGAATGATGCTTATCATTTGTCTGCCACTTTGGCAAATATTGCCAATCCTCTTGCCTGTTTGGTGGCATTTTTTGTTACAGTAAAATCAAGCATTGTGATATCGTTTTTAACATTCCTAGGAACTGCCATAGCTGGGTATATTATATCTACAGCTGTAGAGAGTCCGACTCCAGCCCTTTATAACACAACAACAGGCTCTGTGATAGTG atTGCTGCCTGGATATTGGTTGTGTTCACATTAACCTTTGTCAAAGTTTCCATCGCTGGCATCTTCAGAGAAGAAGGTAAAAAGGCTCTCCTATGGATTGGTGGGATATCTCAAGTTGGTTCAGCCGTGGGAGCAATAATCACATTTGTATTGGTTAATGTGTATGAGATGTTTGAAAGTGCTCCTACATGTCagtcataa